CTATGAGTTTGTAAGTAAGCTTGATGATGGTATCCACACCATTTTAAACGAATTTGGCACAAACCTTTCAGGCGGACAAAGACAGCGTATCGCAATAGCTAGAGCGCTTTATCAAAATCCACAAATTCTCATCTTTGACGAGGCTACTTCAGCACTTGATAATGAGAGCGAAAAAGAGATCACAAAAGCTATAAATAACCTCAGAAGCAAAAAGATAATCTTTGTCATCGCTCACCGCTTAAGCACGGTTGAAAGTGCTGATAAAATCGCAGTTTTAAGCAACGGAAAGATAGTTGATACTGGAAATGACGAAGAGCTTAGCAAGAGAAATGAAATTTATGCAAAACTTAAAGGCAAAGCCTTAGTTTAAGGCGATTTTTGCTAAGATTTGCACAAATTTTTAGGCATTTTAAAGAGGTTAAAATGAGCTTAAACTACGAAACTTTAAAATCTATATTTTTTAAATTCGATCCTGAAACTGCCCATAAAATCGCAGAACTTGCAATGATCGGAGCAAATAAAATTTTTCCAGGATCATTAAGCTTTGTAGCAAATAAGTGCGTGGTCGATGACAATGCGCTAAAACAAAATTTATTCTCAAGCACTTATCACAATCCAGTTGGCATAGCTGGTGGCTTTGATAAAAACGCCACAATGTTTGAAGCACTCACGGCTCTTGGCTTTGGGTACTTAGAATTTGGCACATTTACTCCAAAACCTCAACCTGGCAACGATAAACCAAGACTTTTTAGGCTCGTAGACGAAGAGAGCATCCAAAATGCGATGGGCTTTAATAACGATGGTTGCGAGGCTATTAAAAATAGAGTCAAAAAACTTTATCCTTATACTTTGCCAATCTGGGCAAACATCGGTAAAAACAAGGTTACACCAAACGAAGATGCAATAAAAGACTATGAAATTTTAGTAAAAGAATTTAGCGAAATTTGCGATACCTTTGTCATAAACGTCTCATCACCAAACACGCCAAATTTAAGAGCCTTGCAAGATGAGAGCTTCATAAAAGAGCTTTTTAGTGTCATTTTACCACTTACTAAAAAACCAATCATCTTTAAAATCGCTCCTGATATGAGCCACGAAGATGCGATCAAGCTTTGCAGCTGCGCGGTAGAAAACGGCGCTAGCGGCGTGCTCGTTTCAAATACAAGCGTTGATTACTCGCTCTCTCACTCATCAAATTTAAAAGATTTTGGCGGACTAAGCGGCAAGGTGATAGCTCAAAAGTCAAAAGAGATATTTAAAGCCGTAGCAGACGAGCTTTACGGCAAGACGACGCTTATCGCATGTGGCGGCATAGATAGCGGTGCAGAGGCATATGAGCGCATAAAAATGGGAGCAAATCTAGTGCAAATTTTTACAAGCTTTATCTTTAAAGGGCCGATGATCGCAAGAGATATAAATTTAGAAATTTTAGAGCTTTTAAAAAGAGATGGCTTTGCCTCTATTAGCGAAGCAGTCGGCATAAATGTTAAAAAATAAAAGGCAAAAGATTGATAAAATTTAATAAAACCAAACTAGAAAACGGACTAGAAATTTATCACGTACCAGTAAATCCTGGCTCAAAAGTGATAAGCGTCGATGTCTTTTATAAAGTTGGCTCCAGAAACGAAGTGATGGGCAAAAGCGGCATCGCTCACATGCTAGAGCATCTAAATTTCAAATCAACCAAAAATTTACGAGCTGGTGAGTTTGACGAGATCGTAAAAGGCTTTGGCGGCGTAAATAACGCAAGTACAGGCTTTGACTACACACACTACTTTATAAAAGCGTCAAATAAAAATTTAGACAAAACGCTTGGTCTTTTTGCTGAGCTTATGAAAAATTTAAGCCTAAAAGATAAAGAATTTCAGCCAGAGCGAGACGTGGTGCATGAAGAGCGCAGGTGGCGAACAGACAACAACCCTATGGGATACCTCTACTTTAGGCTCTACAACCACGCATTTATCTATCATCCATATCACTGGACGCCGATAGGTTTTATCAAAGATATCGAAAACTGGAACATTAGCGACATAAAAGAATTTCATGCTACTTTTTATCAGCCAAAAAATGCCATTTTGATGATAAGTGGCGACATCGGCAAGGATGAGGCATTTAAACTGGCTAAGAAAAATTTTAGCAGTATAAAAAATAAAAGAGCCATCCCAAAAACTCACTGCAAAGAACCTAAGCAAGATGGAGCTAGAAGAGCCATTATCTATAAAGATAGCCAAACACAAATGCTAGCGATCGCTTATAAAATCCCAAATTTTAAACACGCCGATCAAGTAGGTCTAAATGCTATCAGTGAATATCTAGCTACTGGCAAAAGCTCGATTTTACAGCAACGTCTAATCGATGAGCTCATGCTTGTAAATCAAATTTATGCTTATAATATGAGCTGCGTTGATGAAAATTTATTTATATTTTTAGCAGTTTGCAACCCAGATGTCGAAGCAAGTGTGGTTGAGGCTGAAATTTTAAAGATCATAGATGATTTAAAAAATAAACCAATCGACAAAGATGATGTTTTAAGAGTTAAGAATTTGATAAAAACTGATTTTATTTACTCATTTGAGAGTGCAAGCAAGGTTGCAAATTTATATGGCTCATACCTTGCTAGAGGCGATATAAAGCCACTTTATGAGCTTGAAAAAAATATCGATAAGATAGATGCCAAGCTTTTAAAAGAGATAGCAAATAAATATTTCAATGAAAAAACCAGCACAACAATAATATTAAAAAAGGAATAAACGTGGAAAATTCGCTTCAAGGTGCGATGACCGCACTCATTACGCCATTTAAAAATCAAAAAGTAGATGAAGTTAGTTTTGAAAAGCTAATAAAAAGACAGATAAAACACGGCATAGATGTTGTTGTGCCAGTTGGAACCACTGGCGAGAGTGCAACACTGACGCATGATGAGCATAGAATTTGTATAGAAATAGCCGTAGATGCATGTAAAGGCACAAATGTAAAAGTACTAGCTGGTGCTGGTAGTAACGCAACTCACGAGGCTATTGGTATCGCTAAATTTGCCCAAGCTCATGGCGCTGATGGTATCCTATCAGTTGCGCCCTACTATAATAAACCAACACAAGAAGGGCTTTATGAGCACTACAAAGCTATCGCAAATAGCATTGAAATCCCTGTGCTTCTTTATAATGTTCCAGGTAGAGTTGGAGTGGATATCTTACCAGCGACCGTTTTTAGACTTTTTAAAGAGTGCAAAAATATCTACGGCATCAAGGAGGCTACAGGCAGCATAGATAGATGCGTAGATCTACTAGCTCACGAGCCAAATTTAGTAGTAATTAGTGGCGAAGATGCGATCAACTATCCTATCATATCAAATGGCGGCAAAGGTGTTATCTCAGTTACTGCAAACCTCTTGCCAGATCAGATTTCAGAGCTTACGCACCTTGCAATGAACGAAGAGTATAAAAAAGCAAAACTAATAAACGACAATCTATACACTATAAATAAAACACTCTTTTGCGAAAGCAATCCAATACCAATCAAAGCAGCGATGTATCTAGCTGGACTCATCGACTCTTTAGAGTACCGCTTGCCACTTTGCAAACCAAGTAAAGAAAATTTTAAAAAGATAGAAGAAGTAATAAAAAATTACGAAATAAAGGGTTTTTAATGAAGGACACACTAAACGAATTTAAAGGTAAAACGCTAGTTATCAGTGGCGGCACTAGAGGTATCGGTAGAGCTATAGTTGAAGAATTTGCAAAAGCTGGCGTAAATATAGCATTTACCTATAACTCAAACGAAGAGCTTGCAAAAGAGCAGGCAAAAGAACTTGAGGCTACTTACAAGATAAAAGCAAGAGCATATGCACTAAATATCCTCGAGCCAGAGACTTATAAAGAGCTATTTTTAAAGATAGACGAGGATTTTGATAGGATTGATTTTTTCATCTCAAATGCTATCATCTCAGGTCGCGCAGTAGCTGGCGGATACACTAAATTTATGAAGCTAAAACCAAGAGGCATAAACAATATCTTTACAGCAACCGTAAATGCCTTTGTTGTAGGCACTCAAGAAGCTGCAAAACGCATGGAAAAAGTTGGTGGCGGCAGTATTATCAGCCTATCATCGACTGGAAATTTAGTCTATATCGAAAACTACGCAGGTCACGGCACAGCAAAAGCAGCTGTTGAAGCTATGGCAAGATACGCTGCAACCGAGCTTGGCGAGAAAAACATCCGCGTAAACGTCGTAAGTGGTGGTCCTATCGAGACAGACGCGCTAAGAGCCTTTACCAACTACGAAGAGGTGCGCGATATGACAGCAAAGCTTAGCCCGCTAAACCGCATGGGACAGCCGACTGACCTAGCCGGAGCATGTCTATTTTTGTGCTCATCTAAGGCTAGCTGGGTGACTGGACATACATTTATAATAGATGGCGGCACGACTTTTAAATGAGAAAATTGAAATTTTAAGCATAAAGGCATATTTGTGAGTTTAAATTTACCAAACGCATTGGCATTTTTTAGGATACTACTGGCTCCACTTATGTTTTTTATGCTCGTAAATGCGCCAGGAATTTTTACGCAAATTCACATAAGCTGGATAAATTACTTCGCAGCTCTTATTTTTGTGATCGCCTCGGTGACTGACTTTTTTGACGGCTACATCGCTAGAAGCTGGGATCAAAAGACAAAGCTTGGCGCTATCCTTGACCCGCTAGCTGATAAGATGCTGATCTTGGCTGCATTTTTAGGCCTTATGATGCTTGGTAGAGCGAGCGCTTGGGCTGTTTATCTCATCTTGGTAAGGGAGTTTTTTATAACTGGCTTTCGTGTCGTGATGGCAAGTGATGGTGTCGAGGTCGCTGCATCAATGGCTGGCAAAGTAAAAACAGTCTCGCAGATGTTTGCGGTTGGATTTTTACTGATGAGCTGGCCAGGCGGAGAGCTTTTGCTCTGGATTGCTGTTGTGCTCACACTTTATTCTGGGTTTGAATATATCTTTGCCTACGTAAAAGCGATGAAAAAGAGCTAAAATTTCTTTCGCTCGTAAGACCCAAAGTTTTTACTTGCAAAAATTTTATATAAATAATCAAATCTTCATTTTCAAAATAAGTAAAATCAAGTTAAAAATTTCTCCTAGCTAAAAGAAATTTTTAGCTAAATGCCGTTTGAGAGTAAATTTATAAATTTTGGCTAAAATCTCATCAATTTTTTCAAAAAAAGGTAAGTTTTGAAAGGCATTCTCTTCACACTGGCCCTGCTTGGCCTTGGGCTTTATGCGTATTCGTTTTATTTTTTAGTAACTGTTTTAGCCATTAGTTTTCTCATATTTTTTCATGAGCTTGGCCACTTTTTGGCAGCAAGAACGCTTGGCGTAAAGGTAAATACCTTTAGTATTGGCTTTGGCGAGAAAATTTACACCAAAAACGTTGGCGGCACCGACTACTGCCTAAGCGCGATCCCACTTGGCGGATACGTGCAGCTAAAAGGGCAAGACGACACCGACCCAAAGGCAAAAAACTACGACCGTGATAGCTACAACGTGCTAAGTCCGATAAAGCGAATTTACATCCTCTTTGCTGGGCCATTTTTCAACTTTATCTTGGCGTTTTTCATATACATTTTGCTTGGATCTATCGGAGTTGAAAGACTTGCGCCAAGTATAGGCCACATAGCTGAAGGCTCGGCAGCTGCAAGTGCTGGGCTAGCTAAAAATGATAAAATTTTAGCAATAAATGGCGTAAAGATAAACGAGTGGGATGAGATCAGTAAAAATGTAAAGCTTGAGCCAAGCACCATTTTGATAGATCGTAACGGCTCACAAATGACTATAAATTTAACGCCAAAGATAGGCGAGACGATAAATATATTTAATGAAAAGGTACAGCGCCCATTGATCGGGATCTCTCCAAATGGCGAAGTGATAAAAATTTACCACACTGGTCTTGCAGGCATAAATTTTGCCTTTAGTGAGACAATCGAAGCATCAAAACTAATCTTTAAAAGCTTTACCAAACTAGTAAGCGGAGCTGTGCCGCTAAAAGAGGTCGGGGGCATCGTGCAGATCGCCGATGTCACATCAAAGGCCGCTAAGATCAGCCTTAGCGTGCTTTTAACCATCGTAGCGTTAATCTCTGTAAATTTAGGTGTTTTAAATTTATTTCCTATCCCAGCGCTTGATGGCGGGCACATCTTATTTAACATTTATGAACTAACTTTTAGACGCGAAATAAATGAGCGAGTGCTTGTTGCTCTTACCTACTGTGGCTGGGCGCTACTGCTTGGCATCATGGTGCTCGCGACATTTAATGACATTATGAGATTAAGTGGAGGTTTATGATGATAGTTTTAAAAGAACTACTTGAAAAGATCGAAAATTTAAGCAAAGACGTGACACTCATCGCTGTTAGCAAAAATGTGACATGCACTGAAGTAAGAGAGCTTTATGCGCAAGGGCAAAGAAATTTTGGCGAAAATAGAGTCCAAGAGCTAGCCAAAAAAGAGCTAGAACTGCAAAATTTTACTGATATAAAATGGCATATGATCGGCCGCTTACAAAATAACAAAATAAATCAGATGATAAGTCTAAAGCCAACACTTTGGCAAAGCTGTGATAGCTTTGGAAGGGCCGTAGAGGTCGATAAAAGACTCGACTACAAGCTTGATACCTTGCTTCAAATAAACTCGGCTGATGAAGATACAAAGCAAGGTGTAAGCGTAGCAAATGCGGTAGAAATTTATGAGCGTATCCAAAGCGAGTGCAAAAATATAAATTTAAAAGGTGTGATGAGTATCGGAGCGCATGTGGATGAGCCAAAAGAGATTCAAAAGAGCTTTGAGCTAACTTATAAAATTTTTGATAGCCTAAAGCCAAAAGGTGCAACTATCTGCTCGATGGGCATGAGTAGCGACTTCGAGCTAGCGATAAAATGCGGCTCAAATATGATTCGCCTTGGGACAATGCTTTATTTATAATTTTATCGCTTTTGCCTGATTTGACTCTACTACTGGGCTCAATAAATTTTTACTAAAAAGACTTGAGAAAAAATTAAAATTTAATATTTAGCGTCAGCCAAAACTAGAGCAAAAAGTACTTTTACACCAGCTTTTTCTAGAGTATTTTTAGCCTCAAGTATCGTTGTACCAGTGGTTACGATATCGTCTACTAAAATAACTGGCGCAGTGATCTTTTTTAGGATTTTAAAATTTCTTGGGTTATTTTGCCTAAATTGCAAATCCTTGCCACTATAGCTAATCTTACTGGTCGCATGCAGTGCGTGAAATATGGGCTTTAGATTTTTAGCCCTTAGCGCATTTGCCAAAATAGCCGTGTGCGAGTAGCCATGATGCACTCTATCATCTATAGGCAAAGCATAGACTTGCTCTGGAAAGCTAAAGCTTTTAAAAAATTGACTAAATGCAAATTTAGCTAAATTTTTATATATAAAATATCCGTGCATTTGGTGCTTGGAGTGGATGAGTTCTTTTATTTCAGAGTAGCCGTAAAAGCTATAAATTTTAAAGCCCTCTAGTTCTCTTACTATCGGGCTTGGCTCGCTTAAAATTTGTGAGCAAATTTTACAAAATGTATTTGGTGTAAAGCTCTTGCAAAACGCACAAAACATTAGCTATTTAAAATAGCAATTGCTGTACGTTTGATAGCGTCATTTATGATCTCAGTTAAAAATGATTTAAATGCTCCACCTGTGGGAATTAACTCAAATTTGGTTTGATTATTTGAAATGTTTTTAACGATGCTTTGATCGCCTTTTTGGATCTTAAGTGTGATCTTAATATTGCCTTTTGTATTATCAGTGCCGTATCCGCTCATATTTGCTTCAAACTCGTTGATAAAAATTTCAACCACGACTCCACCCATGCCATTTACATTTGCACCGCGCGCCATAAGCTCTTTTTTGAGCGAATCGCTAAAATAAGTAGCAAGATCGTTTTGAAGCACGACATATTCTTTTACGGTACCTTTGCTATCAGTGATCGTAGCAATGGTACTTTTGTTTTTACGGTTGTCATGCACCGCGCTTATATAGGTCTCAAAGCCACTATTTTGCTGGCTTGCAGCAGCCTTATATGGATCAAATGCGACAACACTTTGACTTGGTGCACAACCAGTTAAAAACAAAACAAAAAGTCCAAAAATAGCTAAAATTTTAAATTTATTCATCGTTTTTCCTTTTAAAGTTTAGTGATCTCATCGGCTACTTTTATCGCGGCTTGTTTAACCAAAAGTGCGATAAAAAAGTCAAACTGACCAGACTCTGAGGCCTCTAGCTTCTCCACATGGTGCCTAGTCGAGATAGGTAACGTTTTTTTGAAATTTATATTTGAAAGAATAAGAAGCCCATTTAGATGTCCATTTAAAATTTCTGAACTTCCCGAATAGCTTCCTCTAAGTTCGTCAAATCTAAAATCAAGCCTGTACGTGTAAGGCGATGTTTGAGTATCGACAACAACGATTCCGCGAGAATTTAACTCACGCTGCAAAAACATGTAAAAAAGCACTTCAAGGCGTGGGTTTGAGTTAAAAACTGCAGTATTTCCTTCAACACCTGTATAATATATCGATCTAGCGCTACTTCTAGCATCGACGATCCTGTGGAAATAAACCTTTTTTAATCCAACATTAGTATCGATCATATTTTTTTCCAAGCAGCAATTTATTGCTACATCACTTTTGTATTTAATACCATTTATAAAAAGACCATCGCCCCTGCCTTTGCAAGCACTGCAATCAGCCGGTATCCTCATAACCTCTTCAAAATACATCTTATCTTCGCTGTTTATGCTCGCACTTTGCATGCCGTCTATACCCTCACATGAGAGGCAAAGGCTGGCTTTAGCCATGCAGCCAGTTAGAAAGACAGCTGCAAAAACTGCTAATAATGTCGCTCTTAGCATTTCACTTCCTTTTGCTCGTTTTGTTTTTTACGAAGATTTCTCACACTCTCTCCTGCTATACCGTAATTATTAGTGTCTATCTCGTCAATGATAACAACAGTATTTTGAGCATTTCTTCCTAAAATTTCGCTTATTAGTTTAGTGACTCCGCTTATCATCTTCTCTTTTTGCTCAACACTTGGGCTATCGCCCTCTTTTGTCACACAAATTTTCACAAATGGCATAGCGCTCCTTTTTGCAAATTTAGTATTTAAAATTTAATCAAAAACAAAAACCGAAGGCGGTAGTATCGCCACCTCACAATAAGGCGAGATATTTTGTGATGATTTTGAAATCTGTGACGTGAAATTTTGGTGCGGATAGAACACGTAGTTCATCAATCCAAAATTTCACTAACTCTTTCAAAAGGGCACAAAAGATAAGCCTCTAGTCTATTTTTAAGACGGATAAGAACGCCTCCTGCGGCAAATTCACCTTTCCTATCGCCTTCATCCGCTTTTTACCCTCTTTTTGCTTTTCAAGCAACTTTCTCTTACGCGTAATATCGCCACCATAGCACTTGGCTGTGACGTTTTTACCCATTGATTTTACGGTTTCTCGAGCAATTATTTTATTACCGATACTCGCTTGTATAGCCACTTCAAAGAGCTGACGTGGCACAATCTCTTTCATCGCCTTTACAAAGTCCCTGCCCTTTGTCTGCGCTTTACTCTCAGGTACAATGATAGAGAGTGCATCGACCGTTTCACCAGCCACTTTAACATCAAGCTTCACTAGATCACCCACGCGGTAGTCGCTAGGCTCGTAGTCAAAACTCGCATAACCTTTTGTGCTTGATTTTAGTTTGTCGTAAAAGTCCATCACGATCTCGTTCATCGGTATGTCATACTCAAGCAAAACGCGGTCAGTCGTGATGTAGTCCATCTTCGTTTGTATGCCGCGACGGTTGTTTAAGAGCGTGATGATATTGCCCAAAAACTCACTTGGCGTGATGATAGTCGCTTTCACGTATGGCTCAAGGATTGAGTCTATTTTATTGACTGGTGGCAGCTGGCTTGGGTTTTGGATCTTTAAATTTAGTCCATCTGTTTGAATGACTTCGTAGGTCACGGTTGGCGCTGTGGCGATGAGATCAAGATCAAATTCGCGCTCCAGCCTCTCTTTTACCACTTCCATATGAAGCAGCCCTAAAAAGCCAACCCTAAAGCCAAATCCAAGTGCAACCGAAGTCTCTGGCTCATAGCTTATCGAGCTGTCATTTAGCTTTAGCTTATCCAGCGCATCACGCAGATCTTCAAATTTATCAGTTTCTATCGGATAAAGTCCCGCAAAGACAAACGGCTTAGCCCTCTCAAAGCCACCAACTGGCTCTTTTAGAGGATTTCTTGACTGCGTTATCGTATCACCAACTTGCACGTCGCTAACATTTTTAAGTCCTAAAACTACGATACCAACTTCGCCAGCGCTAAGTGTTTTGGTCTTGATAGGTGCGATAGGATTTGGATACATGAGGTCAAGCACGATGTGTTTTTTACCTGTGCCCATAACCAAAATTTCATCATTTTTTGAAATTTCACCATCATAAATACGCACAAGTGCAAGCGCGCCAAGATAGTTGTCAAACCAACTATCATAAATTAGCGCCTTTGTGGGCTTATTTGCATCACCATTTGGCGCAGGGATCCTCGTGATGATCGCCTCAAGTAACTCTTTTATGCCAACGCCTGTTTTTGCGCTCACTTCGATCGCTCCCGAGCAGTCAAGTCCGATGATATGCTCGATCTCGTCTTTTACCCTGGCAGGGTCAGCCGCAGGTAGGTCGATCTTGTTGATAACTGGGATGATCTCTAGGTTGTTTTCAAGTGCGATATAGACGTTTGCGATGGTTTGTGCCTCCACTCCCTGGCTAGCATCCACGACTAGCAGTGCGCCCTCACAACTAGCCAAAGAGCGGCTCACCTCGTAGCTAAAGTCGACGTGACCCGGAGTGTCTATCAAATTTAGAACAAAATTTTCGCCATTTAGTGCGTAGTTTAGGCGCACAGACTGGGCTTTTATCGTGATGCCACGCTCTTTTTCGATATCCATTGTATCCATGATCTGACTGCTCATCTCACGGTCACTGACGGCGCCACACTCCTGTATGAGGCGGTCAGCAAGCGTGCTTTTGCCGTGGTCGATATGAGCGATGATGCTAAAATTTCTGATGTTTTTCATATAAGCTTTACTTTTTACTAAATTTTGGGCTTTATTTTGCCTAAAGTTGATTTAAATGCCAATAAATATATTTTTATCATAAGCCCGTCACTAGAGCTTGGCTCTATTCTTAAAAATCTTAATGACAATGTCCAAAGTGCTCATGTCCTTCATCGTCATTTAACTCGCAGATGAGATCGTCTTTATGTCCAAGGTTCTCACTTTCAAACTGAAGCGTGACATGGCCGATGCCTGCGTGAGAAAGCTCGTGTTCGATGCGCTTTATCATCTTTGAAATTTCAGCCACGCTTAGCGCATCATCTACCACCACGTGGGCTATGAGCGCATTTGTGCCAGCATTTATCGCCCAGATATGCAGGTCATGCACGATTTTAACGCCATCTACGCCCCTTATAACGCTTAAAATTTCATCCGTATCAAGCTTAAGCGGCACGGCTTCGATCAGGATATTAAAGCTATCTTTTAGCAAGCTAGCGCCACTTTTTATAATGAGTAGTGAGACAAAGATACTTGCGATGCTATCGGCCTGCGTGAAGTTAAATTTCATCACAAGAAGCGCTGCAACGATGGCGCCAACTGAGCCAAGCGTATCACCAAGCACGTGCAAATAAGCGCCTTTCATATTTAAGTTTTCTTTTGTATCAGCGCTTTTATGCATATAAACAGCTACGACTAAATTTACCACAAGCCCCAAAATACTAATAAAAAGCATCGTTTTAGCCTCTATCTCTGGCTCGTTAAAAAGCCTGATGATAGCTTCAACTACGACAAAGACTGCAAGTGCGATAAGAGCGATGGCGTTTATGAAAGCGGCGATGATCTCGACCCTTTTGTAGCCAAAGGTCTTTTGTAAATTTGCCCTTTTTTCTGAAATTTTAAACGCCATGAGTGACAAAAATAGCGCGGCAGCGTCTGAGAGCATGTGAAATGCGTCGCTAATAAGCGTAAGCGAGTTTGAAACGAAGCCAAAAACGGCCTCAACTATCATAAACGTGAAAATTAGAAAAAATGAATTTCTAAGAACGCTCTTGTTGTGCATCATTATCCTTCTTTTGGGCGTCGATCCTCTTGCCTATATCTTTTAAATTTGAAAATTCCTCGATGAGCT
The DNA window shown above is from Campylobacter concisus and carries:
- the lepA gene encoding translation elongation factor 4 gives rise to the protein MKNIRNFSIIAHIDHGKSTLADRLIQECGAVSDREMSSQIMDTMDIEKERGITIKAQSVRLNYALNGENFVLNLIDTPGHVDFSYEVSRSLASCEGALLVVDASQGVEAQTIANVYIALENNLEIIPVINKIDLPAADPARVKDEIEHIIGLDCSGAIEVSAKTGVGIKELLEAIITRIPAPNGDANKPTKALIYDSWFDNYLGALALVRIYDGEISKNDEILVMGTGKKHIVLDLMYPNPIAPIKTKTLSAGEVGIVVLGLKNVSDVQVGDTITQSRNPLKEPVGGFERAKPFVFAGLYPIETDKFEDLRDALDKLKLNDSSISYEPETSVALGFGFRVGFLGLLHMEVVKERLEREFDLDLIATAPTVTYEVIQTDGLNLKIQNPSQLPPVNKIDSILEPYVKATIITPSEFLGNIITLLNNRRGIQTKMDYITTDRVLLEYDIPMNEIVMDFYDKLKSSTKGYASFDYEPSDYRVGDLVKLDVKVAGETVDALSIIVPESKAQTKGRDFVKAMKEIVPRQLFEVAIQASIGNKIIARETVKSMGKNVTAKCYGGDITRKRKLLEKQKEGKKRMKAIGKVNLPQEAFLSVLKID
- a CDS encoding cation diffusion facilitator family transporter, whose protein sequence is MHNKSVLRNSFFLIFTFMIVEAVFGFVSNSLTLISDAFHMLSDAAALFLSLMAFKISEKRANLQKTFGYKRVEIIAAFINAIALIALAVFVVVEAIIRLFNEPEIEAKTMLFISILGLVVNLVVAVYMHKSADTKENLNMKGAYLHVLGDTLGSVGAIVAALLVMKFNFTQADSIASIFVSLLIIKSGASLLKDSFNILIEAVPLKLDTDEILSVIRGVDGVKIVHDLHIWAINAGTNALIAHVVVDDALSVAEISKMIKRIEHELSHAGIGHVTLQFESENLGHKDDLICELNDDEGHEHFGHCH